A single genomic interval of Candidatus Bipolaricaulota bacterium harbors:
- a CDS encoding TetR/AcrR family transcriptional regulator: protein MRQEASKAELIRQAAVRVFSRKGFYKARAEEIAQEAGVAVGTIYNYFANKEEILLSIFQTEFEERIKLFRELLERNLSLPEIIQRILEAHFALLKQRGGLARVLVRERFNPGPGFEEQSIELYREMTGQLEKIISIGIKQGVVRPCHPRIVANALIGVVESISVCAMTSPEEEIDGLLQEAPHELAELIWNGLKKGGNDDK, encoded by the coding sequence TCGCGCAAGGGGTTCTACAAGGCCCGAGCGGAGGAGATCGCGCAGGAGGCAGGGGTCGCCGTGGGGACGATCTACAACTACTTCGCCAATAAGGAGGAGATCCTCCTCTCAATATTTCAAACCGAGTTTGAAGAGCGGATAAAACTCTTCCGTGAGCTCTTGGAAAGAAACCTCTCGCTCCCTGAGATAATTCAGCGCATCCTGGAGGCACACTTTGCCCTCCTCAAGCAGAGGGGGGGGCTTGCTCGGGTTCTGGTGCGCGAGCGGTTCAATCCAGGCCCCGGGTTCGAGGAACAGTCGATCGAGCTCTACCGGGAGATGACCGGACAACTTGAGAAAATCATCTCTATCGGGATAAAGCAGGGAGTGGTCCGTCCGTGTCACCCACGGATCGTAGCCAACGCCCTGATCGGGGTGGTGGAGTCGATCAGCGTCTGTGCGATGACCTCTCCGGAAGAGGAGATAGACGGGCTGTTGCAGGAAGCACCGCATGAGCTTGCGGAGCTAATATGGAACGGACTCAAGAAAGGAGGAAACGATGACAAGTAA